From a region of the Brevibacterium siliguriense genome:
- a CDS encoding FadR/GntR family transcriptional regulator, with the protein MDTTESSRFVAEVRARILSGELPDGVRLESERDLAVRYGLSRTTIRAGLQSLAASGLIRRKIGRNGGSFVSVPTEAAVSDSLRLVIGAGGVSESDLMETRLAIEPMCAELAACRMSESELATLSATQSEMASALNVIGSPADRRRLLAANARFHLQVAEGSGNAALAAILRGLIGPIEALTDDPEVIDHAQLRELIRAHEAIYSALRAGDSERARSVMRKHLSAHIRLAGGS; encoded by the coding sequence ATGGACACCACTGAGAGCTCCCGCTTCGTCGCCGAGGTGAGGGCGCGGATCCTCTCCGGCGAATTGCCGGACGGAGTGAGGCTCGAATCCGAGCGCGACCTCGCCGTGCGATACGGTCTGAGTCGAACGACGATTCGTGCAGGACTGCAGTCGCTGGCGGCCTCTGGCCTGATCCGTCGGAAGATCGGACGCAATGGGGGAAGCTTCGTCTCTGTGCCGACCGAAGCGGCAGTCTCGGATTCGCTCCGGCTGGTCATCGGTGCCGGCGGAGTGTCCGAGTCCGACCTTATGGAAACCCGCCTGGCCATCGAACCGATGTGCGCCGAACTAGCTGCATGCCGCATGAGTGAATCCGAGTTGGCCACTCTCTCGGCCACCCAGTCAGAGATGGCCTCTGCGCTCAATGTCATTGGCAGTCCCGCCGATCGGAGAAGGCTCCTCGCAGCCAACGCTCGGTTTCACCTCCAGGTGGCCGAGGGCAGTGGCAATGCGGCGCTGGCGGCGATCCTGCGGGGTCTCATTGGTCCGATCGAAGCGCTCACTGATGATCCGGAGGTCATTGACCACGCTCAGCTCCGCGAGCTGATCCGGGCGCATGAGGCCATCTACTCAGCTTTGCGCGCGGGCGACTCGGAGCGGGCCAGGAGTGTCATGCGCAAGCACCTGTCGGCACACATTCGTCTGGCCGGCGGCTCCTGA
- a CDS encoding TRAP transporter substrate-binding protein — MGLRTRRRASLATAAGLSLSLLGLTACSAAPASDSHDTTLTLADSYPPTHIFGASGVSVFMDELSEPDPEGAGSLDGSGEEAGTVDFDYYPAGQMGTPRDLVSLNRSGVVDISPASAAYLSDQLPLSSVSDLPGFVDDSCVGADALFDMMSPGGILYEEEYAPRGLRPLWVSVLPSYEILTVDRQIDRPEDLRGLNIRTSGGALDATLDELGASAVSMPAADAYEALSRKTVDGVAFPFISVLPYKLQEVLRHSTTGLNIGAFAIPYVISEDSWQELSPATQERIETAGRHAQESLCTAVNDETPAAIETIEQSGVSFNSPHGRGKTRFDEKLEPVRQQWAENMDSIGKPGTEVLQDYEDSIARHERAAK, encoded by the coding sequence ATGGGACTTCGCACCAGACGCCGCGCATCGCTGGCGACGGCCGCCGGGCTGAGTCTGTCCCTGCTCGGGTTGACCGCCTGTTCGGCAGCACCCGCGTCCGATTCACATGACACCACTCTGACCTTGGCCGACAGCTACCCGCCGACGCACATCTTCGGAGCTTCAGGGGTGAGTGTCTTCATGGACGAGCTCTCCGAACCCGACCCCGAGGGGGCCGGTAGCTTAGACGGCTCCGGTGAAGAAGCCGGGACCGTTGACTTCGACTACTACCCGGCCGGGCAGATGGGCACTCCACGCGACCTCGTCTCACTTAATCGGTCGGGGGTCGTCGACATCAGCCCCGCCTCGGCGGCCTATCTCTCCGACCAGCTGCCGCTTTCGAGCGTGTCCGATCTGCCCGGCTTCGTCGATGACTCCTGTGTTGGGGCAGATGCGCTCTTCGACATGATGTCCCCCGGCGGGATCCTGTACGAAGAGGAATATGCTCCGCGCGGACTGCGGCCGCTCTGGGTGTCGGTGCTGCCCAGCTACGAGATCCTCACCGTCGATCGACAAATAGACCGCCCTGAGGATCTGCGAGGGCTCAACATCCGAACTTCCGGTGGAGCACTGGACGCGACTCTCGACGAACTCGGTGCGTCGGCAGTGAGCATGCCCGCCGCTGACGCATATGAGGCGCTGTCCCGGAAGACCGTCGACGGCGTTGCGTTCCCCTTCATCAGCGTTTTGCCGTACAAGCTCCAGGAGGTCCTCCGCCATTCGACGACAGGACTCAACATCGGCGCGTTCGCCATCCCGTATGTCATAAGCGAGGACTCATGGCAGGAACTGAGCCCGGCGACGCAGGAGCGCATCGAGACGGCGGGCCGCCACGCACAGGAGAGCCTGTGCACGGCCGTCAACGATGAGACGCCTGCTGCCATCGAGACCATCGAACAGAGCGGAGTGTCCTTCAACTCCCCGCACGGGCGCGGCAAGACGAGATTCGACGAGAAGCTCGAACCCGTGCGACAGCAATGGGCCGAGAACATGGATTCGATTGGCAAACCCGGCACCGAGGTGCTCCAGGACTACGAAGACAGCATCGCCCGACATGAGAGGGCAGCGAAATGA
- a CDS encoding TRAP transporter small permease, protein MVLAAIAIVAMALIMLAESIMRYAFSAPLGWNVSAVERILMPMSVFLALPWLYVTAGHVSAEIIYDRLPARWRMTARVVGHILLLVIAAALAYSGLVTVVDSFDLGDAPPPGSSEVPMPTWIWQLSQPVGTAALFVVALLDTPRAIGEDQALVEDADSEESVLAAEGSDAAGSDPLHEPITTDRDDSSRPRGDR, encoded by the coding sequence GTGGTTCTTGCCGCAATCGCAATCGTCGCTATGGCGCTCATCATGCTCGCCGAATCGATCATGCGCTACGCATTCAGCGCCCCATTGGGCTGGAACGTCAGTGCGGTCGAGAGAATCCTCATGCCGATGTCGGTCTTCCTTGCGCTGCCGTGGCTGTATGTGACCGCTGGCCATGTCAGCGCCGAGATCATCTACGACCGACTCCCTGCTCGGTGGCGGATGACTGCGCGAGTGGTTGGACATATCCTTCTGCTTGTCATCGCTGCTGCCTTGGCGTATTCGGGTTTGGTGACAGTCGTAGACTCCTTCGACCTCGGCGACGCTCCGCCGCCGGGATCCAGTGAGGTGCCAATGCCCACTTGGATCTGGCAATTGTCCCAGCCGGTCGGAACGGCAGCCCTGTTCGTCGTGGCCCTGCTCGACACTCCTCGCGCCATCGGCGAAGATCAGGCACTTGTCGAAGATGCCGACAGCGAGGAGTCGGTTCTCGCCGCTGAGGGAAGTGACGCCGCAGGAAGCGACCCGTTGCACGAGCCGATCACGACTGATCGCGACGACTCTTCGAGGCCAAGAGGTGACCGGTGA
- a CDS encoding TRAP transporter large permease, protein MIVIVISALLLALILIRVPIPFAILGAAGVGLLWIGGLGNLVGIFEVIPMSAVGSNSLAAIPLFIFMAHLVLKSGVLASLFTSASTIIGRVRGGTGIAAVLAGAGFAAVSGSSTAAAATLAHTSTDTMLKQGYSRRLASGTVASAGTLAAMIPPSILLVFYAITAETSVGKTLLAGVLPGLLMGFGLALTVWVMGLRGHAPATEATHWTAKLKALSGLLPVLVLFVIVVGTVFLGIATATEAAALGCLGGFLLMVWTKTVNRSNLRSALVGTVSSSAMILAIVFAAHVFGVFLTETRVTPTVVDFVQGLSIAPMLVVIIFAFVYLVLGFFMDQMAIIALTVPVTLPVIEALGFDPIWFGVIVILLAEVGLITPPLGLNAFVVARAANIRVETVFLGSVPFIIAMLIVTALVFAFPELALLLTVTAN, encoded by the coding sequence ATGATCGTCATCGTCATCAGCGCTTTGCTGCTTGCCCTCATTCTCATTCGGGTGCCGATCCCCTTTGCCATCCTCGGCGCAGCAGGCGTCGGTCTGCTTTGGATCGGCGGACTCGGCAACCTAGTCGGGATCTTCGAAGTCATTCCCATGAGCGCGGTGGGCAGCAATTCGCTCGCGGCCATTCCGCTGTTCATCTTCATGGCACACCTCGTCCTCAAGAGCGGAGTCCTGGCGTCGCTGTTCACCTCGGCGAGCACCATCATCGGGCGGGTGAGAGGGGGAACCGGAATCGCGGCCGTACTCGCCGGTGCCGGATTCGCCGCGGTGTCGGGGTCGTCCACAGCAGCCGCGGCAACACTGGCACACACCTCGACGGACACGATGCTTAAGCAGGGGTACAGCCGACGGCTTGCGAGCGGCACAGTCGCCAGCGCCGGCACACTGGCCGCGATGATTCCGCCTTCAATTCTGCTGGTCTTCTACGCCATCACCGCAGAGACAAGTGTGGGCAAGACACTGCTGGCCGGTGTCCTTCCGGGCCTCCTAATGGGATTCGGCCTCGCGCTGACTGTGTGGGTCATGGGGCTGCGCGGCCACGCTCCCGCGACCGAAGCCACGCACTGGACCGCGAAGCTCAAAGCACTGTCGGGACTGCTGCCGGTCCTCGTCCTCTTCGTCATCGTCGTGGGCACGGTTTTCCTCGGCATCGCAACGGCAACGGAAGCGGCCGCTTTGGGCTGCCTCGGCGGATTCCTGCTCATGGTGTGGACGAAGACGGTGAACCGGTCGAATCTGCGGTCGGCCCTGGTCGGCACCGTGTCCAGCAGCGCGATGATCCTCGCCATCGTCTTCGCCGCGCATGTCTTCGGAGTCTTCCTCACCGAGACTCGGGTGACTCCGACCGTGGTCGACTTCGTCCAGGGGCTGTCGATCGCACCGATGCTCGTCGTCATCATCTTTGCCTTCGTCTATCTGGTCCTGGGCTTCTTCATGGATCAGATGGCGATCATCGCGCTCACGGTTCCGGTCACCCTGCCGGTCATCGAGGCGCTCGGGTTCGACCCGATCTGGTTCGGCGTCATCGTCATCCTGCTGGCAGAAGTCGGCCTGATCACTCCTCCACTCGGGCTCAATGCCTTTGTGGTGGCACGGGCTGCGAACATCAGAGTCGAGACAGTGTTCCTGGGGTCCGTTCCCTTCATCATCGCGATGCTCATCGTTACAGCGCTGGTCTTCGCCTTCCCCGAACTTGCCCTGCTCCTGACGGTTACTGCGAATTGA
- a CDS encoding CaiB/BaiF CoA transferase family protein codes for MTLPTSDQPAPALDGLTVLEVGAVIMAPYAGKILADLGADVIKVEQPGGDIGRRIGLGGATGDSVLSMNLNANKRSIELDAGVDADRPTLERLISWADVIITNLLPRRRARYGLDWDTVHRISPRTILCTAQGFSSHSPYGDRPAYDDIIQAGSGLADTYRLRDGAPAYSPYVVADKVCGMTMVQAVLSALFATRSSGAGTWVDVPMIDTMSAFTAVEHLGGHTFVPSRGDVGWSRVLAPEHRPHRALDGYICVMPYTDRNWADFCELIERPDYLVHPDLSTNQARTRNPHVYESVLADYAASRTCGQIRAECERYAIPVQAVVRVDEITADSYLGESPMLSAQVHSKQGQYLHVGSPLTFNNRPRPEVREAPGLDANREDILDEIGRASSPKVGGSAAAELER; via the coding sequence GTGACATTGCCGACTTCCGATCAGCCCGCCCCCGCGCTCGACGGGCTCACGGTCCTCGAGGTGGGGGCCGTGATCATGGCGCCCTATGCGGGAAAGATACTCGCCGACCTGGGAGCCGACGTGATCAAAGTCGAGCAGCCCGGCGGAGATATCGGCAGGCGGATCGGTTTGGGCGGGGCGACCGGTGACAGCGTTCTGTCGATGAATCTCAACGCGAACAAACGCAGCATCGAACTCGATGCCGGCGTGGATGCGGATCGGCCGACTCTCGAACGGCTCATCTCCTGGGCCGACGTCATCATCACCAACCTTCTGCCGAGGCGCCGTGCTCGATACGGACTTGATTGGGACACGGTCCACCGAATCAGCCCGAGGACCATTCTGTGTACCGCGCAGGGGTTCTCCTCACACTCGCCGTACGGTGATCGTCCGGCATACGATGACATCATCCAGGCGGGATCCGGTCTGGCGGACACGTATCGATTGCGCGATGGTGCCCCGGCCTACTCTCCCTACGTCGTGGCCGACAAAGTCTGCGGTATGACCATGGTTCAGGCGGTGCTTTCGGCGCTCTTCGCGACCCGGTCGAGCGGCGCGGGCACGTGGGTCGATGTTCCGATGATCGACACTATGTCGGCATTCACCGCGGTCGAGCACCTCGGCGGTCACACGTTTGTGCCTTCTCGCGGCGATGTCGGATGGTCGCGAGTCCTGGCTCCTGAGCACCGGCCCCATCGAGCTCTCGACGGCTACATCTGCGTGATGCCCTACACCGATCGCAACTGGGCCGACTTCTGCGAGCTCATCGAGCGACCCGACTACCTCGTCCACCCCGATCTGAGCACCAATCAGGCTCGAACGAGAAACCCCCACGTCTACGAGTCGGTGCTTGCCGATTATGCCGCGTCCCGCACATGCGGCCAGATCCGGGCAGAGTGCGAGCGGTACGCCATTCCCGTTCAGGCGGTAGTGCGCGTTGACGAGATCACTGCAGACAGCTACCTCGGCGAGTCGCCGATGCTGTCAGCGCAAGTTCACTCAAAGCAGGGGCAGTACCTGCACGTCGGGTCGCCGCTGACGTTCAACAACCGACCGCGGCCCGAGGTGCGAGAAGCGCCAGGGCTCGACGCGAACCGGGAGGACATCCTCGACGAGATCGGGAGGGCATCCTCGCCGAAGGTCGGTGGGTCCGCGGCGGCCGAACTCGAGCGGTGA
- a CDS encoding IclR family transcriptional regulator, with the protein MTSTHRTVTRIVRILESAARAGDRGVALSTLARELDAPKSSVHGFVRGLCAEGYLAETADGYVLGSGVAHVLGPAENSVVLLIEDVLAEISARTGETVTVAVRVGTSVVYVHSLPADYEVCYAPRLKVRRPLLPTSSGKLFFAFAPKTGDSELLASFDPETRARLETELPAIRDSGIALNQGETVPDVSAVAAGVFVDRVLSAAITIAGPITRTKEHIEHYGTIARELLDGAGFGRL; encoded by the coding sequence ATGACCTCGACACATCGCACGGTGACTCGGATTGTGAGGATTCTCGAGTCTGCCGCACGTGCGGGCGACCGGGGGGTGGCCCTCAGCACTTTGGCGCGTGAACTCGATGCGCCGAAGTCGAGCGTGCACGGTTTCGTCCGAGGGCTGTGCGCAGAGGGCTACCTCGCCGAGACGGCCGACGGCTATGTCCTCGGATCCGGTGTGGCACATGTGCTGGGGCCGGCCGAGAACTCCGTGGTACTACTCATCGAGGATGTCCTCGCCGAGATCTCGGCCCGAACTGGTGAGACCGTCACCGTGGCCGTCAGAGTGGGTACTTCGGTGGTGTACGTGCACAGCCTGCCGGCCGACTACGAGGTCTGCTACGCCCCGCGACTGAAGGTGCGACGTCCGCTGCTGCCGACCTCCTCGGGGAAGCTGTTCTTTGCGTTCGCACCCAAGACCGGCGATTCCGAACTGCTTGCGTCCTTCGATCCTGAGACCAGAGCCCGATTGGAGACGGAGCTGCCGGCGATTCGTGACAGCGGCATCGCACTCAATCAAGGGGAGACCGTCCCCGATGTCTCCGCTGTCGCCGCTGGGGTCTTCGTCGATAGAGTCCTGTCTGCCGCGATTACCATCGCCGGGCCGATCACCCGCACGAAGGAGCACATCGAGCACTACGGCACCATCGCCCGTGAGCTCCTCGACGGAGCGGGCTTCGGCCGACTCTGA
- a CDS encoding DNA repair helicase XPB — translation MNGPLIVQSDRTVLLESGHPLAVEAAVAIAPFAQLSRTPEYIHTYEITPLGLWNARASGHDAESVVDVLLEFAKYPVPHELLVDIVDIMDRFGVLTLIDHPVHGLTLTSTETGLLDELVGQPDLVGKFGKRIDAESVLVHPSERGELKHALLQLGHPVSDHAGYVDGEAHEISLSDDAHGGQWHLRDYQKQAIDQSLSGESGVVVLPCGAGKTVVGVATMSRVQTTTLILVTNSVSAKQWKDEILRRTTLTEDEVGEYSGSTKEIRPITIATYQVLTTRRKGSYLHLELLDAKDWGLVIYDEVHLLPAPIFRLTASLQARRRLGLTATLVREDGREDEVFSLIGPKQYEVPWKELERLGYIASAACHEVRVRLDGGTRTAYARADGEDRYRLAATSDAKLPIVSELVADHPDSQILVIGQYLDQLEEIGAELGAPVLTGQTPESVRQELFREFRSGEIPVLVVSKVANFSVDLPAASVAIQVSGAFGSRQEEAQRLGRILRPKEDKGSATFYTVVAADTVDEHFAAQRRRFLTEQGYSYNIEVR, via the coding sequence ATGAATGGTCCGCTGATCGTGCAGTCCGATCGGACTGTGCTGCTGGAATCGGGACATCCCCTCGCCGTCGAGGCGGCCGTGGCGATCGCCCCGTTCGCGCAGCTGTCGCGGACCCCGGAGTACATCCACACCTACGAGATCACTCCGCTGGGCCTGTGGAACGCACGCGCCAGCGGCCACGATGCCGAATCCGTCGTCGACGTGCTCCTCGAATTCGCGAAGTACCCGGTCCCGCATGAGCTCCTCGTCGACATCGTCGACATCATGGATCGCTTCGGTGTACTCACCCTCATCGATCATCCGGTCCACGGACTGACCCTGACGTCGACGGAGACGGGGCTGCTCGACGAGCTCGTCGGCCAGCCCGACCTCGTCGGCAAGTTCGGCAAACGCATCGATGCAGAATCCGTCCTCGTCCATCCCTCCGAGCGCGGCGAGCTCAAACACGCCCTGTTGCAGCTGGGCCACCCGGTCTCCGACCACGCCGGCTACGTCGACGGCGAGGCTCACGAGATCTCCCTGTCCGATGATGCCCACGGCGGTCAGTGGCACCTGCGCGACTACCAGAAGCAGGCCATCGACCAGTCGCTGTCCGGTGAGTCCGGAGTCGTCGTTCTGCCGTGCGGTGCCGGGAAGACAGTCGTCGGTGTGGCCACGATGTCTCGAGTCCAGACGACGACGCTCATCCTCGTGACGAACTCGGTCTCGGCCAAGCAGTGGAAGGACGAGATCCTGCGACGCACCACCCTGACCGAAGACGAGGTCGGCGAATATTCGGGATCGACGAAGGAGATCCGCCCGATCACCATCGCCACCTACCAGGTGCTCACGACTCGCAGGAAGGGCTCGTATCTCCACCTCGAGCTCCTCGACGCCAAGGACTGGGGGCTGGTCATCTATGACGAGGTGCACCTGCTGCCGGCGCCGATCTTCCGGCTGACCGCAAGCTTGCAGGCGCGTCGTCGCCTCGGACTGACCGCGACGCTGGTGCGTGAGGACGGACGCGAAGACGAGGTGTTCTCCCTCATCGGACCCAAGCAGTACGAAGTGCCGTGGAAAGAACTCGAACGGCTAGGGTATATCGCCTCCGCCGCCTGCCATGAAGTCCGCGTCCGCCTCGACGGCGGAACCCGAACCGCGTACGCTCGCGCCGACGGTGAGGACCGGTACCGGCTGGCGGCGACGTCGGATGCGAAGCTGCCGATCGTCTCCGAGCTCGTCGCCGATCATCCGGATTCACAGATCCTCGTCATCGGGCAGTACCTCGATCAGCTCGAGGAGATCGGAGCCGAACTCGGCGCGCCCGTTCTCACCGGGCAGACCCCCGAATCGGTGCGCCAGGAGCTCTTCCGCGAATTCCGGTCCGGGGAGATCCCGGTGCTCGTCGTCTCGAAGGTCGCGAACTTCTCCGTGGATCTGCCGGCTGCCTCGGTGGCGATCCAGGTCTCCGGAGCCTTCGGTTCGCGACAGGAAGAGGCTCAGCGCCTCGGACGGATCCTGCGTCCGAAGGAAGACAAAGGGTCGGCCACGTTCTACACGGTCGTCGCTGCCGACACCGTCGATGAGCACTTCGCCGCTCAGCGCCGCCGCTTCCTCACCGAACAGGGCTACAGCTACAACATCGAAGTCCGCTGA
- a CDS encoding helicase-associated domain-containing protein, protein MWKIQSEAITLLPTSAAESSRAHPWQIDSASIDSSAATIGQPLIHNSEQAAVAEVISSLRGLVDELTALPISRLTSGGISKRDVSRLARTLELGLEQTITLLQAAKSLNLIGVLDDALDPQWTAADDADSALAGDRAELWAALVGAWLRELLDVTQLAAGASENERLTVLATPKKSLFKGYGLSVPAMPLLRFAVLSVLHDIGLGSARSAGWIHAELLRRHPLLPAHEFAMTEAVLHTCVTFGLATTPLQQPDHFGPSRFGLRLAAGLDRAMAEHANQDPSILPLGVSMEALTVPGDVVAAVTEGLGAEVDTVLIQSDLTAVATGPIEPRVHHILRRYAVVEARGQGTVYRIDGETIEDTMQAGLTPEEALAELAEISAEELPSTLEFLVQNTASKLRRVRVAGARAVLIVDDPVDLDVILSDQAMMPAGLERLAPTVAIAQLGPERTMHLLEAGDHHALLHSAAGPVRRRRVITESEPEVSVRRRPRVSDGHLGEYIRILRSAPAAAAQVSTDEPLGHMDRLREAAEEKRRVLIRIADSHGKERTIEMLPTTLNAGRVRGVVTTTGAEASLSVARIVSVDPSP, encoded by the coding sequence GTGTGGAAGATCCAGTCCGAGGCCATCACCCTCCTGCCGACCTCGGCGGCCGAATCCTCCCGCGCCCATCCATGGCAGATCGACTCCGCGTCGATCGATTCGTCCGCGGCCACAATCGGCCAGCCGCTCATCCACAACAGCGAACAGGCTGCCGTGGCCGAGGTCATCTCGTCCCTGCGCGGGCTCGTCGATGAACTTACCGCTTTGCCGATCTCCCGGCTGACCAGCGGCGGCATCTCGAAACGGGATGTCTCCCGACTCGCCCGCACCCTCGAACTGGGTCTCGAGCAGACGATCACCCTGTTGCAGGCGGCGAAGTCGCTGAACCTCATCGGGGTCCTCGACGATGCGCTCGATCCGCAGTGGACGGCCGCCGATGATGCCGATTCCGCCCTCGCCGGCGATCGTGCCGAACTGTGGGCAGCGCTGGTCGGGGCATGGCTGCGCGAACTGCTCGACGTCACTCAGCTGGCGGCGGGGGCGAGCGAGAACGAGCGCCTCACCGTGCTCGCCACCCCGAAGAAGTCCCTGTTCAAGGGCTACGGGCTGTCGGTGCCGGCGATGCCGCTGCTGCGCTTCGCTGTGCTCTCGGTCCTCCACGACATCGGTCTGGGTTCGGCCCGGTCGGCAGGATGGATCCACGCCGAGCTTCTGCGCCGCCACCCGCTGCTGCCGGCACACGAATTCGCGATGACCGAGGCTGTTCTCCATACTTGCGTCACCTTCGGGCTGGCGACGACGCCCCTGCAGCAGCCGGATCATTTCGGGCCGAGCCGGTTCGGTCTCCGTCTGGCCGCCGGACTGGATCGGGCGATGGCCGAGCACGCCAATCAGGACCCTTCGATCCTGCCGTTGGGTGTGTCCATGGAGGCCCTGACCGTGCCCGGGGACGTCGTCGCCGCGGTCACCGAGGGACTCGGGGCCGAGGTCGACACCGTGCTCATCCAATCCGATCTAACAGCCGTGGCAACCGGCCCGATCGAACCGCGAGTCCACCATATTCTGCGCAGGTACGCCGTCGTCGAGGCGCGCGGCCAGGGCACGGTCTACCGCATCGACGGCGAGACCATCGAAGACACCATGCAGGCCGGTCTCACCCCGGAGGAGGCCTTGGCCGAACTCGCCGAGATCAGTGCAGAAGAGCTGCCGTCGACCTTGGAGTTCCTCGTGCAGAACACGGCGTCGAAGCTGCGGCGGGTGCGGGTGGCAGGGGCCCGGGCGGTGCTCATCGTCGACGACCCGGTCGACCTCGATGTCATCCTCTCCGATCAGGCGATGATGCCGGCCGGTCTCGAACGACTGGCGCCGACCGTGGCGATCGCTCAGCTGGGCCCGGAGCGGACGATGCACCTGCTCGAGGCCGGGGATCACCATGCTCTGCTGCATTCGGCGGCCGGGCCGGTGCGCAGACGTCGGGTGATCACCGAATCGGAACCCGAGGTCAGCGTCAGGCGGCGTCCACGGGTCAGTGACGGTCACCTCGGCGAATATATTCGGATCCTGCGGTCTGCACCTGCGGCGGCCGCCCAGGTGAGCACGGATGAGCCCTTGGGGCATATGGATCGGCTGCGGGAAGCGGCGGAGGAGAAGCGACGCGTGCTCATTCGGATCGCGGATTCCCACGGCAAGGAGCGGACGATCGAGATGCTGCCGACCACCCTCAACGCCGGTCGAGTCCGCGGAGTGGTGACGACCACCGGCGCCGAGGCCTCCCTGTCCGTCGCCCGCATCGTCTCCGTAGACCCCTCCCCCTAA
- a CDS encoding cold-shock protein has protein sequence MPTGRVKWFDADKGFGFVIAEDGSQAFLHSSVLPEGTEVTKGTRLEYDVVDSRRGAQVLKARPLNTPAKVAKARRRPAVDMAVMVEDVIKVLDDLNNGLQHGRYPDPAHGNKVASLLRAIADDLES, from the coding sequence ATGCCCACCGGACGCGTGAAATGGTTCGATGCCGACAAGGGCTTCGGCTTCGTCATCGCCGAGGACGGCTCGCAGGCCTTCCTCCATTCCTCCGTGCTGCCTGAAGGAACTGAGGTCACCAAGGGCACCCGACTCGAATACGATGTCGTCGATTCCCGCCGCGGAGCGCAGGTGCTCAAGGCCCGCCCCCTGAACACTCCGGCCAAGGTTGCCAAGGCCCGCCGACGCCCGGCCGTGGACATGGCAGTTATGGTTGAAGATGTCATCAAAGTATTGGATGACCTCAACAACGGACTGCAGCACGGCCGTTACCCGGACCCCGCCCATGGGAACAAGGTCGCCAGCCTGCTGCGGGCGATTGCCGACGATTTGGAGTCCTGA
- a CDS encoding DUF3027 domain-containing protein, whose product MSSLFSDWLARQTAVPAENDAEQTTEAAPGSDVPAAVGESTAAGSAVAADSGTAASAKASKTGRGRSGTEKVVLDTQLAAAIDIARTAITEVAGTAVVGEHLGTVAEATRLVTHYFVCTDPTYRGWRWVAVLARAPRAKKVTVCETALLPGPDALVAPEWVPWEDRLEPGDMGPRDTLPKLDQDPNLQPGFQQTEDNAADNIDQIQNFEFGLGRERVLSSDGLSAAASRWSESDAGPDSEFASRAAGHCGSCGYLMPIAGSLRQKFGVCANAWSPFDGRVVGLESGCGAHSETDVRRPNNEPVEAVVDDYSGELEFQEG is encoded by the coding sequence ATGTCATCACTGTTCAGTGATTGGCTGGCCCGGCAGACCGCCGTGCCCGCCGAGAACGACGCCGAACAGACCACCGAGGCGGCCCCGGGCAGCGATGTGCCCGCCGCTGTGGGCGAATCGACCGCCGCTGGAAGCGCGGTCGCCGCGGATTCCGGCACGGCCGCCTCGGCGAAGGCATCGAAGACCGGCCGTGGCCGGTCGGGCACGGAGAAAGTCGTCCTCGACACCCAGTTGGCTGCGGCGATCGACATCGCCCGCACCGCCATCACCGAGGTGGCCGGCACTGCCGTCGTCGGCGAACACCTGGGCACGGTGGCCGAAGCAACCCGCCTGGTCACCCACTACTTCGTGTGCACCGACCCGACCTACCGCGGTTGGCGGTGGGTGGCCGTGCTCGCCCGCGCCCCGCGCGCGAAGAAGGTCACGGTCTGCGAAACCGCGCTGCTGCCCGGCCCCGATGCCCTCGTCGCCCCCGAATGGGTGCCGTGGGAGGATCGACTCGAACCCGGCGACATGGGTCCGCGCGATACCCTGCCGAAGCTCGACCAGGACCCGAACCTGCAGCCGGGCTTCCAGCAGACCGAGGACAATGCGGCGGACAACATCGACCAGATCCAGAACTTCGAATTCGGTCTCGGTCGTGAACGCGTGCTTTCCTCCGACGGGCTGAGCGCGGCCGCGAGCCGGTGGTCGGAATCCGATGCCGGACCCGACAGCGAGTTCGCCTCACGCGCGGCCGGACACTGCGGCAGCTGCGGCTACCTCATGCCGATCGCCGGATCGCTGCGCCAGAAGTTCGGGGTCTGCGCCAATGCGTGGTCGCCGTTCGACGGTCGCGTGGTCGGACTCGAATCCGGGTGCGGTGCGCATTCGGAGACCGATGTGAGACGGCCGAACAACGAACCGGTGGAAGCCGTCGTCGACGACTACTCCGGCGAACTCGAGTTCCAGGAGGGCTGA